One region of Ahniella affigens genomic DNA includes:
- a CDS encoding GGDEF domain-containing protein: protein MYRRRATPPRDASLTARQTGLMIGAMERDIEHRGINLRRLAHEVDETRRRMVVGGVFYVLGWLLVCLFTPAISVYPWASLTIAVIFVSLAVARLALRPPVSQDPRVLTHWLDLQWLIIQVSAAVWGAVVLWTLISPVLANARMALLVGAAGFATAIAHTYSMRFWPSLLAVVLIYAPATALMWMPGHDRAVAFSLTVYLAYVITSLIRSHRDFHDRLDFQETLRQQRDAFERMSRTDDLTLLANRRVFVAELERVRAEATNHTRPVSLLVIDLDHFKQINDQHGHAIGDTCLSGFAEQLRLVFAGQGELPARLGGEEFAVLLPGHTEPEAATRAEAFRIGLAAVAVVPEQPTLRIHVSIGVAEFDAKRHLSSDTFLIDADRALYRAKNEGRNRVCQASGNRL from the coding sequence GTGTACCGGCGCCGAGCCACACCGCCTCGCGACGCCAGCTTGACCGCCCGCCAAACTGGCTTAATGATCGGCGCCATGGAACGGGATATCGAACACCGCGGTATCAACCTGCGCAGGCTCGCCCACGAGGTGGACGAAACCAGGCGGCGCATGGTGGTGGGCGGGGTGTTTTACGTACTGGGCTGGTTGCTGGTGTGCCTCTTCACGCCCGCGATCAGCGTGTACCCGTGGGCGTCGCTGACCATCGCCGTGATCTTCGTCAGTTTGGCGGTGGCGCGACTGGCCTTGCGGCCACCGGTGTCGCAGGACCCGCGCGTCCTGACGCATTGGCTGGACCTGCAATGGCTGATCATCCAAGTCTCGGCGGCGGTTTGGGGCGCCGTCGTGTTGTGGACCTTGATCAGCCCGGTGTTGGCCAATGCGCGGATGGCCCTGCTCGTGGGCGCCGCTGGCTTTGCGACGGCGATCGCACACACCTACAGCATGCGTTTCTGGCCGTCGTTGCTGGCCGTGGTGCTGATCTATGCGCCGGCCACGGCTTTGATGTGGATGCCAGGGCACGACCGCGCCGTGGCTTTCAGCCTGACGGTCTATCTCGCTTATGTGATCACGTCGCTGATTCGCTCCCATCGCGACTTTCATGACCGTCTCGACTTTCAGGAGACGCTGCGCCAGCAGCGCGATGCGTTCGAGCGGATGAGCCGCACCGATGATCTGACCTTGCTCGCCAATCGGCGCGTGTTTGTCGCAGAACTGGAGCGGGTGCGCGCCGAAGCAACGAACCACACCCGGCCCGTGTCGCTGCTCGTGATCGATCTGGATCACTTCAAGCAGATCAACGACCAGCACGGGCATGCGATTGGTGACACGTGCTTGAGTGGTTTTGCGGAGCAGCTGCGACTGGTGTTCGCGGGCCAGGGCGAGTTGCCGGCTCGCCTTGGTGGTGAAGAGTTCGCCGTGTTACTGCCCGGCCACACCGAGCCTGAAGCCGCCACCCGTGCCGAAGCGTTTCGCATCGGCTTGGCGGCCGTGGCCGTCGTGCCCGAGCAACCCACACTGCGAATTCATGTCAGCATCGGCGTGGCCGAGTTCGACGCCAAGCGGCACCTGAGCAGCGACACCTTCCTGATCGATGCCGATCGCGCGTTGTATCGGGCCAAGAACGAGGGCCGCAACCGCGTCTGCCAGGCGTCCGGGAATCGCCTATGA
- a CDS encoding flavohemoglobin expression-modulating QEGLA motif protein produces MNAVPAELGSAADLRYFAELDKRLVDAVRGIRMLDALSWPASLQHEFLAAWHRGQPFLPEVRYKKRDFTEIRAELDAIQHEARFAEDHPVGGYVRRTAESWEIATAMLDAAGTADIGTHSARLFGQPGDFLPGSEHHNVEAALHFISLADELSHELSSQEADYCLSAQIMQQELQERLDAFFVHHKVRVEIDPELTAKAAAGPTRIRLRNATCFSEYDRHQLLEHEAFVHSLTALNGREQPNLASMARNSPRITSTQEGLATFAELITGTIDIGRMKRISMRIIGIDKAQDGANFIDVFKLFMASGQTESEAYTSAARIFRGAPTTGGSAFTKDTVYLHGLLSVHTFFRWALKNQKLKLCRNLFAGKMTLHDVVVLEPWFDAGYITAPLYLPPWVQRANGLAGMLAFSLFANKIRLDRVQTWDLNLGV; encoded by the coding sequence ATGAATGCCGTGCCAGCCGAACTCGGTAGCGCAGCTGACCTGCGCTATTTCGCCGAACTGGACAAGCGCCTCGTCGATGCCGTCCGCGGCATTCGCATGCTCGACGCTCTGAGCTGGCCGGCGTCCTTGCAACATGAGTTTCTCGCTGCCTGGCATCGTGGCCAGCCGTTTCTGCCGGAAGTCCGCTACAAGAAGCGCGACTTCACCGAGATCCGCGCCGAGCTCGATGCGATCCAGCACGAAGCGCGCTTTGCCGAGGACCATCCGGTGGGTGGGTATGTGCGCCGCACCGCGGAGTCTTGGGAAATCGCCACCGCCATGCTCGACGCCGCCGGCACCGCCGACATCGGCACCCATTCCGCACGCCTGTTCGGCCAGCCGGGGGATTTCCTGCCGGGATCGGAGCATCACAACGTCGAGGCGGCGTTGCATTTCATTTCGCTCGCTGACGAACTATCGCATGAGCTCTCAAGCCAGGAAGCGGACTACTGCCTGAGCGCGCAGATCATGCAGCAGGAACTGCAGGAGCGTCTCGACGCGTTTTTCGTGCATCACAAAGTACGTGTCGAGATCGATCCGGAACTAACGGCGAAGGCCGCCGCCGGTCCCACGCGCATCCGTCTCCGCAATGCGACCTGCTTCTCCGAATACGATCGCCACCAGTTGCTCGAGCACGAGGCCTTCGTGCATTCACTGACGGCGCTCAACGGCCGCGAACAGCCCAACCTCGCGTCCATGGCCCGCAACTCGCCGCGCATCACGTCCACGCAAGAGGGTCTGGCCACCTTCGCCGAACTGATCACGGGCACGATCGACATTGGCCGCATGAAGCGCATTTCGATGCGCATCATCGGCATCGATAAAGCCCAGGATGGCGCGAACTTCATCGACGTCTTCAAGCTGTTCATGGCTAGCGGCCAGACCGAATCCGAGGCCTATACCTCCGCCGCGCGTATCTTCCGCGGCGCGCCCACAACGGGCGGCTCGGCATTCACGAAGGACACGGTCTACTTGCACGGGCTCCTCAGCGTGCATACGTTTTTCCGCTGGGCGCTGAAGAATCAGAAGCTGAAACTGTGCCGCAATCTGTTTGCCGGCAAGATGACGTTGCACGACGTTGTCGTATTGGAGCCCTGGTTCGACGCGGGCTATATCACGGCGCCGCTGTATTTGCCGCCATGGGTCCAGCGCGCGAACGGTCTGGCCGGAATGCTCGCGTTCTCTCTGTTCGCGAACAAGATCCGCTTGGACCGCGTGCAAACCTGGGATCTGAATCTCGGCGTGTAG
- the putP gene encoding sodium/proline symporter PutP yields MQPATPTIIATFGIYLGICLLLGFIAWRRTTNLKDFILGGRSLGPWVTALSAQATDMSGWLLMGLPGFAYLAGYESAWLVGGLIVGTWLNWRFIAQPLRERTEQLGDALTLPAYFERAFNDRGWIRPLTAFFILVFFVLYASSQFVAAGRLFEALFQLPYAWAVFWGSIVMLAYTFLGGFLAVSWSDVLQGTLMFFALVVVALMGLHIVGGLDGMHATMNAFNAELLDPFSDAKGNDLGWIGIASALAWGLGYCGQPHILARFMAIKNPADMKIARRVAMTWQIVVLLAAMIVGFTALGALSTYMGGQESEKVFIQMSSQFFPPWIAGICMAGILAAIMSTASAQLLLSSAAFAEDFYRGLFRKHASPKEMLWVGRLAVLGVAIVAFFVALEPNSTVLSRVGDAWAGFGATFGPAIVLSLYWRGMTRAGAYAGILVGGIVVVAWMTQASQGGIFALYSMVPGFIASMLAIILVSLLTRPKAQS; encoded by the coding sequence ATGCAACCCGCCACGCCGACGATCATTGCCACGTTTGGAATCTACCTGGGCATCTGCCTGCTGCTCGGCTTTATCGCTTGGCGACGCACCACCAACTTGAAGGATTTCATTCTGGGTGGCCGCTCGCTTGGGCCTTGGGTGACGGCGCTCTCGGCGCAAGCCACGGACATGTCCGGCTGGCTGTTGATGGGCCTGCCTGGCTTTGCGTATCTCGCGGGATACGAATCGGCTTGGCTCGTCGGCGGCCTGATCGTTGGCACCTGGCTCAACTGGCGCTTCATTGCGCAGCCGCTCCGCGAGCGCACCGAACAACTCGGTGATGCCTTGACGCTGCCTGCGTACTTCGAGCGCGCGTTCAACGACCGTGGCTGGATCCGGCCATTGACCGCGTTCTTCATCCTCGTATTCTTTGTGCTGTACGCAAGCAGCCAGTTTGTGGCCGCCGGTCGCTTGTTCGAAGCGCTGTTCCAGCTGCCCTACGCGTGGGCCGTGTTCTGGGGTTCGATCGTGATGCTCGCCTACACATTCCTGGGCGGCTTTTTGGCGGTGTCCTGGTCTGATGTGCTGCAAGGCACGCTGATGTTCTTCGCGTTGGTGGTTGTTGCGCTGATGGGGCTCCACATTGTTGGTGGACTGGATGGCATGCACGCCACGATGAACGCGTTCAATGCCGAACTGCTTGACCCGTTCAGCGACGCCAAGGGCAACGATCTCGGCTGGATCGGTATTGCGTCAGCATTGGCTTGGGGGCTTGGTTATTGCGGGCAACCGCACATCCTCGCGCGCTTCATGGCGATCAAAAATCCGGCCGATATGAAGATCGCTCGTCGCGTTGCGATGACTTGGCAGATTGTGGTGTTGCTGGCCGCGATGATCGTCGGCTTCACCGCGCTTGGCGCGTTGAGCACCTACATGGGTGGGCAAGAGTCCGAGAAGGTGTTTATCCAAATGAGTTCGCAATTCTTCCCGCCTTGGATCGCAGGCATTTGCATGGCCGGTATTTTGGCCGCAATCATGAGCACCGCGTCCGCCCAGCTGCTGCTGTCGTCTGCAGCTTTCGCCGAAGACTTCTATCGCGGCTTGTTCCGCAAGCATGCGAGCCCGAAGGAAATGCTCTGGGTCGGCCGCCTCGCGGTGCTGGGTGTGGCGATCGTCGCGTTCTTTGTGGCGCTCGAGCCGAACAGCACGGTGCTGTCGCGCGTCGGCGATGCTTGGGCCGGATTCGGTGCAACCTTCGGCCCTGCCATCGTGCTGTCTCTGTATTGGCGCGGCATGACCCGCGCCGGCGCCTATGCGGGCATCCTGGTCGGTGGCATCGTCGTGGTGGCCTGGATGACCCAGGCCAGCCAGGGCGGCATTTTTGCGCTGTATTCGATGGTGCCGGGCTTTATCGCATCGATGCTCGCGATCATTCTGGTCAGTCTGCTGACTCGGCCAAAAGCCCAAAGTTAG
- a CDS encoding DUF2306 domain-containing protein, translating to MPGRSAESLVDVPHTLEPPARSTLPPSAQRSLKALRLSAGFWFLIALVGQWLFAWYIAMVYARPVLSGTPEAINNTAKITGYIVGDGLGNSLLISHVLAGGLISMLGLLQLWPWLRRRVPGLHRWNGRLFLALGMLGALSGLYLTWIRGSRLSDLGAIGISINGILILIAAVLAWVHARNRNLGQHRQWAIRAFLLVNGVWMFRLGLTAWLLLNQGPNGNTAKLDGPFDLAWSVGCYLVPIALAELYFRAESSRSPTRQWLSAGALGASSLLMALGVFGAWLMLWRPHL from the coding sequence ATGCCAGGACGCAGTGCTGAATCCCTCGTCGACGTTCCACACACCCTCGAGCCCCCTGCCCGGAGTACCCTTCCACCGTCTGCGCAGAGGAGTCTCAAAGCGCTCCGCCTGTCGGCTGGGTTCTGGTTTCTGATCGCCTTGGTCGGGCAATGGCTGTTCGCCTGGTACATCGCCATGGTCTACGCCCGACCGGTGTTGTCGGGGACGCCTGAAGCCATCAACAACACTGCCAAGATCACCGGTTACATCGTCGGCGATGGGCTCGGGAACAGCCTGTTGATCAGCCATGTGCTGGCTGGCGGGCTGATCAGCATGCTGGGTTTGCTGCAGCTTTGGCCATGGTTGCGACGGCGGGTGCCGGGATTGCATCGGTGGAACGGGCGGCTCTTTCTGGCACTCGGCATGCTCGGTGCGCTGAGTGGCTTGTATCTCACTTGGATCCGTGGGTCCCGTTTGTCGGACTTAGGCGCTATTGGCATCTCAATCAACGGAATTCTGATTCTGATCGCAGCGGTTCTCGCTTGGGTTCATGCCCGGAACCGGAATCTCGGCCAGCATCGGCAATGGGCGATTCGGGCCTTTTTGCTCGTGAACGGCGTCTGGATGTTCCGGCTGGGTTTGACGGCCTGGTTGCTACTCAATCAGGGGCCAAACGGCAACACGGCGAAACTTGACGGACCGTTTGATCTCGCGTGGTCCGTCGGCTGTTACCTGGTGCCAATCGCGCTGGCCGAACTCTACTTCCGCGCCGAGTCCAGCCGTTCACCAACGCGGCAATGGCTGAGCGCCGGCGCGTTGGGTGCGAGCAGCCTGTTGATGGCACTCGGCGTGTTTGGGGCGTGGCTCATGCTGTGGCGACCGCACCTGTGA
- a CDS encoding helix-turn-helix transcriptional regulator produces the protein MFLLTTWLQLTAAMFAFASVLDLLRRPTKLAIHVIWAVFAGSLAMLMIKRLAGDAVGAHQFLIGLFACATCNAYWLFARALFRREGAVQGPHLIAAAAIALLLISDQSLRWFEAEGWLDGISLAPTVAGIDALLSMLSSTILVLGFLEGVRGYRDAPRPEQAMRRLFMISYGSCVLLCTMVPAMLDDSAAFSHLLGGASSLYMLLITHRLLAWRELQDWSAKPARAPAKAAEAPLPIEPEISPDDLVLADALRALVEQERLYLQAALKVQDLADRLHVPEYRVSRLITGVLCERNFNQWINRARVEHAKRLLAEPAHRHWPVLVIGMESGFASLGPFNRAFKAQVGMTPSDYRSRSLAPEAPVSIADAS, from the coding sequence ATGTTTCTGCTGACCACTTGGTTGCAACTGACCGCCGCGATGTTTGCATTCGCGTCGGTGCTGGACCTGCTCCGGCGACCAACGAAGCTGGCCATCCACGTCATCTGGGCGGTGTTCGCCGGCTCCCTGGCGATGCTGATGATCAAACGCTTGGCGGGTGACGCGGTCGGCGCGCACCAGTTCTTGATCGGACTATTCGCTTGCGCGACGTGCAACGCGTATTGGCTGTTTGCGCGCGCGCTGTTCCGCCGCGAAGGCGCCGTCCAGGGACCGCATCTGATCGCGGCGGCAGCGATTGCGTTGCTCTTGATCAGCGATCAGAGTCTGCGCTGGTTCGAGGCCGAGGGTTGGCTCGATGGAATCAGCCTGGCGCCAACGGTTGCCGGCATCGATGCGCTGCTCAGCATGCTGTCGTCCACCATACTGGTGCTCGGGTTTCTGGAAGGCGTGCGCGGCTATCGCGACGCGCCCCGTCCGGAACAAGCCATGCGCCGCTTGTTCATGATCAGCTATGGCAGTTGCGTCCTGTTGTGCACGATGGTGCCGGCAATGTTGGACGACTCGGCCGCGTTCTCACACCTGCTCGGTGGCGCCAGTTCGCTGTACATGTTGCTGATCACGCATCGACTGCTCGCCTGGCGCGAATTGCAGGATTGGTCGGCCAAGCCAGCGCGAGCGCCCGCCAAGGCGGCAGAGGCGCCGCTCCCGATCGAGCCCGAGATCAGTCCAGACGATCTGGTCCTGGCGGACGCGCTGCGAGCGCTCGTGGAACAGGAACGGCTGTATCTGCAAGCGGCGTTGAAAGTACAGGACCTCGCCGATCGGCTACACGTGCCGGAGTACCGCGTGAGTCGTTTGATCACGGGGGTGCTTTGCGAGCGAAACTTCAATCAGTGGATCAACCGCGCGCGCGTCGAACACGCCAAGCGCTTGCTCGCCGAGCCCGCTCATCGACACTGGCCAGTCCTGGTCATCGGCATGGAAAGCGGCTTCGCTTCACTCGGCCCCTTCAACCGCGCGTTCAAGGCGCAAGTTGGCATGACGCCGAGCGACTATCGCAGCCGATCTCTGGCGCCCGAAGCACCCGTCAGCATCGCCGACGCCAGCTGA
- a CDS encoding Txe/YoeB family addiction module toxin: MRLVFADEAWEDDLYWQKQDRKMLDRINRLIAEVRREQYAGVGKPEPFKYALAGFWSRRVSDEHRVVYRVEGDVLLIAQLRYHY, translated from the coding sequence ATGAGATTGGTGTTCGCTGATGAGGCGTGGGAAGACGATCTCTACTGGCAAAAGCAAGACCGGAAGATGTTGGACCGTATCAACCGTTTGATCGCAGAAGTCAGGCGGGAGCAGTACGCAGGTGTCGGCAAACCAGAGCCTTTTAAGTACGCACTGGCTGGGTTCTGGTCGCGCCGCGTCTCCGACGAGCACCGAGTGGTCTATCGCGTTGAGGGCGATGTGCTCTTGATCGCGCAGCTTCGCTATCACTACTGA
- a CDS encoding type II toxin-antitoxin system Phd/YefM family antitoxin, translated as MDAITYSAASANLAKTIDRVCEDHEPLIITRNDEQSVVMLSLEDYKTMAETAYLLRSPANVKRLLSRRSAAI; from the coding sequence ATGGACGCGATTACTTACAGTGCCGCAAGTGCCAATCTGGCCAAGACCATAGATCGTGTTTGCGAAGACCACGAGCCCTTGATCATCACCCGCAATGACGAACAGTCGGTAGTGATGTTGTCCCTTGAGGACTACAAGACAATGGCAGAAACAGCCTATTTGCTACGAAGCCCCGCGAACGTCAAGCGTCTACTAAGCCGCCGCAGCGCAGCTATCTAG
- a CDS encoding crotonase/enoyl-CoA hydratase family protein, which yields MIDVQHQDHVLEIAVRRAEKRNALSLDMYHQLARAMYELDQNPDLWVGLIYAEGPHFTAGVDLNDWARVFASGERPTLGPGELDPFGLNGPRVRKPLIMAVQGYCYTWGTELLLATDLRVAATDTRFAMLEVKRGFFACGGATLRLPAAMGWAKAQRYLLTGEEWFAEEAWQTGLVGELCAPGEQLERARALAAAVCQAAPLGVQASLKSSRQAADEGVAMAYPKMFPELATIMQSADAAEGVASFQERRAARFGGR from the coding sequence ATGATCGACGTTCAACATCAGGATCATGTGCTCGAAATCGCCGTTCGGCGCGCCGAGAAGCGCAACGCGCTGTCGCTCGACATGTATCACCAGCTGGCACGGGCGATGTACGAACTGGATCAGAACCCCGATCTTTGGGTCGGGTTGATCTACGCCGAGGGCCCGCACTTTACCGCCGGTGTGGATCTGAACGACTGGGCCCGTGTGTTTGCAAGTGGCGAGCGTCCAACGCTCGGCCCCGGGGAACTCGATCCGTTTGGGTTGAACGGCCCACGGGTTCGGAAGCCGTTGATCATGGCGGTACAGGGCTATTGCTACACCTGGGGCACGGAGCTCCTGCTGGCCACGGATCTGCGTGTTGCGGCGACCGACACCCGGTTCGCGATGTTGGAGGTCAAACGCGGCTTCTTTGCGTGCGGTGGCGCGACGTTGCGGTTGCCAGCGGCGATGGGTTGGGCGAAGGCACAACGCTATCTGCTGACCGGCGAGGAGTGGTTTGCAGAGGAAGCGTGGCAAACCGGGCTCGTGGGCGAGCTGTGCGCGCCTGGCGAACAACTCGAACGTGCCCGCGCGCTGGCGGCAGCAGTGTGTCAGGCCGCGCCGCTCGGGGTTCAAGCGAGCCTCAAGAGTTCGAGGCAGGCCGCTGATGAAGGCGTTGCCATGGCATACCCCAAGATGTTTCCAGAGCTCGCCACAATCATGCAGAGTGCCGATGCCGCTGAAGGAGTGGCGAGCTTCCAAGAGCGGCGGGCGGCCCGGTTCGGCGGCCGTTGA